A genome region from Tolypothrix sp. PCC 7712 includes the following:
- a CDS encoding NHLP family bacteriocin export ABC transporter peptidase/permease/ATPase subunit, with amino-acid sequence MFDQVRQKLSQIKPKFQPIRRTPTLLQMEAVECGAAALGMILGYYGRIVPLAELRQACGISRDGSKASNVLNAARSYGLQAKGFKTDIAALQQMSCPYIVFWNFNHFLVVEGFSKNHVFLNDPATGRRKIALDEFSSSFTGVVLVFERGPEFKKGGSKPSLFLALTSRLRGSYASLLYCVLAGFFLVIPGLAMPTFSQVFVDQILIQGREDWLRPLIFGMLFTALITGLLTRLQLQLLRRMKIKLSMSMSSKFIWHLLHLPVSFYDQRFAGEISSRIQLNDRLASLLSGKLATTVISAVMVCFYGIVMWQYDRILTSIGVAFVFVNLVALQWVGRMRVDTNIRMMQESGKVSGVAIAGLQSMETLKASGLESDFFTRWAGYYAKSINVRQEMDSINQGLGTLPSFLSGITSMLLLAVGGLRVMDGALTIGMLIAFQSLMQQFMQPVNQLVTLGGELQELEGNLNRLDDVLFNPTEVDSKPSSASVLPYPKLEGHLELRNITFGYNRTAAPLIENFSFSLKPGQRVALVGGSGSGKSTVAKLVSGLYQPWAGEILFDGELKKDIPREVIVNSVATIEQEIMLFAGTVRENLTLWDTTIPDSNLMQACRDAAIHEIILSLPGGYNADLLEGAMNLSGGQRQRLEIARALVNNPSILVMDEATSALDAETEKIIDQNLRLRGCSCIIVAHRLSTIRDCDEIIVLNRGKVVQRGTHDELGAVEGPYLELIKSEGGVLES; translated from the coding sequence ATGTTTGATCAAGTTCGGCAAAAGCTATCACAAATAAAACCCAAATTTCAACCCATTCGCCGCACACCTACCTTACTGCAAATGGAAGCAGTAGAATGTGGGGCGGCAGCTTTAGGGATGATTTTAGGTTACTATGGGCGCATTGTTCCCCTAGCAGAATTACGCCAAGCTTGTGGTATTTCGCGGGATGGAAGTAAGGCTTCAAATGTACTCAATGCTGCTAGGAGTTACGGCTTACAAGCTAAGGGTTTTAAGACAGATATTGCTGCACTGCAACAAATGTCCTGTCCTTATATTGTATTTTGGAATTTTAATCATTTTTTAGTTGTTGAAGGTTTTAGTAAAAATCACGTTTTCCTCAATGACCCAGCAACAGGAAGACGTAAAATTGCTTTAGATGAATTTAGCTCGTCTTTTACAGGTGTTGTTTTAGTATTTGAACGCGGCCCGGAGTTTAAAAAGGGCGGAAGTAAACCGAGTTTATTTTTAGCTTTAACTTCCCGGTTGCGTGGTTCTTATGCTTCTTTACTATATTGTGTATTAGCTGGTTTTTTCTTAGTAATTCCTGGGTTAGCCATGCCGACTTTTTCCCAGGTATTTGTAGACCAAATCTTAATTCAAGGGCGAGAAGATTGGTTACGTCCTTTAATATTTGGAATGCTATTTACAGCCTTAATTACTGGCTTATTAACCCGCTTGCAATTACAGTTGTTGCGGCGGATGAAAATTAAATTATCAATGTCAATGTCAAGTAAATTTATTTGGCATTTACTACATCTACCTGTCAGCTTTTACGATCAACGTTTCGCTGGGGAAATTAGTAGCCGGATTCAACTCAATGACCGATTAGCAAGTTTATTATCCGGTAAACTGGCAACAACAGTAATTTCAGCGGTAATGGTGTGCTTTTACGGTATTGTCATGTGGCAATACGATCGCATTTTAACTTCCATTGGCGTTGCCTTTGTTTTCGTGAATTTGGTAGCTTTGCAGTGGGTAGGGAGAATGCGGGTAGATACCAATATTCGCATGATGCAAGAATCGGGTAAAGTCAGCGGGGTAGCGATCGCAGGTTTGCAAAGTATGGAAACCTTGAAAGCTTCCGGGTTAGAGTCAGATTTTTTCACCCGTTGGGCGGGATATTACGCCAAGTCAATTAATGTGCGTCAAGAAATGGACAGCATTAATCAAGGCTTGGGAACATTACCAAGCTTTTTATCTGGTATTACCTCCATGTTATTACTCGCTGTGGGGGGATTGCGCGTCATGGATGGGGCGCTAACTATCGGGATGCTGATTGCGTTTCAATCCTTGATGCAGCAATTTATGCAACCAGTTAACCAACTAGTAACTTTAGGTGGTGAATTACAAGAACTCGAAGGTAATTTAAATCGACTAGATGATGTTTTATTTAACCCCACAGAAGTAGACAGCAAACCATCTTCTGCATCTGTGCTTCCTTATCCCAAATTGGAAGGACATTTAGAACTGCGTAACATCACCTTTGGCTACAACCGTACCGCCGCACCTTTAATTGAAAACTTTAGCTTTTCCCTCAAACCCGGACAACGTGTAGCCTTAGTTGGTGGTAGCGGTTCGGGAAAATCGACAGTAGCTAAGTTAGTATCTGGACTTTATCAACCTTGGGCGGGAGAAATTCTGTTTGATGGAGAACTGAAAAAAGATATTCCCCGTGAGGTAATCGTTAATTCTGTCGCCACAATTGAACAGGAAATTATGTTATTTGCTGGAACTGTGCGCGAGAACCTGACGTTGTGGGACACCACTATTCCTGATAGTAACCTGATGCAAGCTTGCCGTGATGCCGCAATTCATGAAATTATTTTGTCACTTCCCGGCGGTTACAATGCAGACTTATTAGAAGGCGCAATGAATTTAAGTGGTGGACAAAGACAAAGGTTAGAAATCGCCCGGGCTTTGGTGAATAATCCCTCAATTTTGGTAATGGATGAAGCTACAAGTGCATTAGATGCAGAAACCGAAAAAATTATCGACCAAAATTTGAGATTACGGGGTTGTAGTTGCATCATTGTGGCTCACCGTTTGAGTACAATTCGTGATTGCGATGAAATCATCGTTCTCAATCGCGGTAAGGTTGTGCAACGCGGTACTCATGATGAGTTGGGTGCTGTTGAAGGCCCGTATTTAGAGTTAATTAAGAGCGAAGGCGGGGTTTTGGAAAGTTAA
- the rppA gene encoding two-component system response regulator RppA yields the protein MRLILVEDEADLGAAIKEVLSHEAYVVDWFLDGTQAWQYLETGWTEYTLGIFDWMLPGVSGVELCKWLRKRQLILPVLMLTAKDRMEEKIIGLDSGADDYLVKPFDMAELLARLRALQRRASYVGTTFTPQIQPRRLQVGCLTLNYSTHELTRHYPNGEKQLLSLTAKEFQLLEYFMRHPHQIISRDQIINQLWEIGAEPCSNVVAAQIRLLRRKLGEEDSESLIETIYGVGYRLNIHTEKKLHFE from the coding sequence ATGCGGCTGATATTAGTTGAGGATGAAGCAGATTTAGGCGCAGCAATCAAAGAAGTCCTATCTCATGAGGCCTATGTAGTTGATTGGTTTCTGGATGGGACTCAGGCGTGGCAATATCTGGAAACCGGCTGGACTGAGTATACGCTAGGGATTTTTGATTGGATGCTACCTGGAGTTTCTGGGGTAGAGTTGTGTAAATGGTTGCGGAAGCGCCAATTAATTCTGCCTGTTTTGATGTTAACGGCAAAAGACCGTATGGAAGAAAAAATTATTGGTCTAGATAGCGGTGCTGATGACTATTTGGTGAAACCATTTGATATGGCAGAACTGCTAGCAAGATTAAGAGCATTACAACGCCGTGCTTCTTATGTAGGCACAACATTTACACCCCAAATTCAACCCCGACGCTTACAAGTAGGTTGTCTAACTCTTAATTACAGTACTCATGAACTGACTCGACATTATCCAAATGGGGAGAAGCAATTATTATCTTTAACTGCCAAAGAATTCCAATTATTAGAATATTTCATGCGCCATCCTCACCAAATTATCAGTCGCGACCAAATTATTAATCAACTGTGGGAAATTGGTGCAGAACCATGTAGCAATGTAGTAGCTGCACAAATTCGTTTATTAAGACGCAAATTAGGAGAAGAAGATAGCGAATCTTTAATAGAAACTATCTATGGTGTAGGCTATCGCCTCAACATTCATACCGAAAAAAAACTGCACTTTGAGTAA
- a CDS encoding NHLP bacteriocin export ABC transporter permease/ATPase subunit, with amino-acid sequence MLAEENQMDLFEEPYEFKSNDPLLLNNPEKVWVVKSGSLALFAINVQHGIAKGRRRYLFSVKAGEAMFSAKPTSPDGQHHIMAIALSDAELLPIPPEYLGAELPAAVERWVNHLGSAVAEITSRTIPTPNKTPGCAVLGDNEVFQVSHDSVAWVKVLQGQANLLGFPDLEFNSEMGRIPLNSQLWLQVREIVEVDSVASAEITDNQTLIDGVQQIQSYVLTGLQQLEQKHNQAELVRFQERAHLNNQAIATTLNEFANLFESEKAATSPLKTALTPEEALLFAAGAVGRVLDITIRPPANSEDLRRVRDPLDAIARASRIRIRRITLRDGWWNRDSGPLLAYTLGDNRPVAVLPVSETRYELIDPIEKKRVKCDRKIAQTLSPTAYTFYRPLPETLKVISLIQFAAKGHYKELFTILFVGIATTLLGMVTPQATAILIDQAIPDADRALLSQIALGLVATTFGATLFQLTQGIALMRLETFADTSTQAAIWDRLLNLQASFFRQFSIGDLSARVSVISQIRQKLSNTLLKTLFSSVFSLLNLGLLFYYSPPLAMIAVLVALVNVTVTIVTGILTLRKIRPLLNMQGKLFGMMVQIINGVSKFRTVGAESRAFAYWGKQYREQLHLTLESQSIDDNLVVINNLLSALTPAIIFGFATSLLQQSQANGGGFSTGTFLAFNAAFGTFISGATSLSTTVVDVLEALPLWERAQPILKATPEVDTNKADPGRLSGKVEISHAIFRYRLDGPLTLDDVSLRAEPGEFIAFVGPSGSGKSTLFRLLLGFENLESGSIYYDGQELAGLNVNAVRRQLGVVLQHSRLMSASIFDNISSNAVISMEEAWEAARMAGLADDINAMPMGMHTVVSEGGTNLSGGQRQRLLIARALALRPRILLFDEATSALDNRTQAIVSESLEKLNVTRIVVAHRLSTIRNADRIYVLQNGRLVQQGNFDELATQPGLFGQLIKRQQI; translated from the coding sequence ATGCTAGCTGAAGAAAATCAGATGGACTTATTTGAAGAACCCTATGAATTTAAGAGTAATGACCCCCTATTACTCAACAATCCCGAAAAAGTTTGGGTGGTTAAATCTGGTTCTCTAGCACTATTTGCAATTAATGTTCAGCACGGCATTGCTAAAGGTAGAAGACGTTATTTATTTAGCGTCAAAGCAGGTGAAGCGATGTTTTCTGCCAAACCCACATCACCTGATGGGCAGCATCATATCATGGCGATCGCTCTTAGTGATGCAGAACTTTTGCCAATTCCACCAGAATATTTAGGTGCGGAACTCCCCGCAGCAGTGGAACGTTGGGTAAATCATCTAGGTTCGGCTGTCGCAGAAATTACTTCTAGAACTATCCCTACGCCCAACAAAACCCCAGGTTGCGCGGTTTTGGGGGATAATGAAGTGTTTCAAGTATCACATGACTCTGTTGCCTGGGTGAAGGTATTACAGGGACAGGCGAATTTACTGGGATTCCCAGATTTAGAATTTAATTCGGAGATGGGGCGTATTCCCTTAAATTCTCAACTCTGGTTACAAGTGCGGGAGATTGTCGAAGTTGACTCAGTAGCGAGTGCAGAGATCACCGACAATCAAACCCTGATTGATGGGGTACAACAAATTCAAAGCTACGTTTTAACAGGACTCCAACAACTCGAACAAAAACATAACCAAGCTGAATTAGTCCGCTTCCAAGAACGGGCGCATCTGAATAATCAAGCGATCGCAACTACCCTGAATGAGTTTGCGAATCTATTTGAAAGCGAAAAAGCTGCGACTTCTCCCTTAAAAACCGCCCTGACTCCCGAAGAAGCGCTATTATTTGCGGCTGGGGCGGTGGGAAGGGTTTTAGATATTACCATTCGTCCCCCAGCAAACTCCGAAGATTTGCGAAGAGTCCGCGATCCTTTAGATGCGATCGCCCGCGCTTCCCGTATCCGCATCCGGCGCATTACCCTGCGGGATGGCTGGTGGAATCGTGATAGCGGCCCTTTATTAGCTTATACATTGGGAGATAATCGCCCAGTTGCAGTTTTACCCGTCTCCGAAACCCGTTACGAACTCATCGACCCCATAGAAAAGAAACGGGTGAAGTGCGATCGCAAAATTGCTCAAACTTTATCACCAACTGCATATACTTTCTACCGCCCCCTACCAGAGACTTTAAAAGTCATCTCTCTGATTCAATTCGCAGCAAAAGGGCATTATAAAGAACTATTTACCATATTATTTGTCGGAATTGCAACCACACTCCTGGGTATGGTGACACCCCAAGCCACCGCAATTCTTATTGACCAAGCAATTCCCGATGCTGATAGAGCGCTTTTATCCCAAATTGCCTTAGGGTTAGTAGCTACTACCTTTGGGGCAACGCTATTTCAGCTTACCCAAGGCATAGCGCTGATGCGCTTAGAAACCTTTGCCGATACTTCCACCCAAGCAGCTATTTGGGATCGATTATTAAACCTGCAAGCATCATTTTTCCGCCAGTTTTCCATCGGTGATTTAAGCGCGCGGGTTTCTGTAATCAGTCAGATTAGGCAAAAACTCAGCAATACTTTACTCAAAACCTTATTTTCTAGCGTCTTCTCGCTCTTAAATTTAGGCTTACTGTTTTACTACAGCCCACCTTTGGCGATGATTGCCGTATTGGTGGCTTTAGTGAATGTCACCGTCACCATTGTGACTGGGATTCTCACACTACGCAAAATCCGCCCCTTGTTAAATATGCAAGGTAAACTCTTTGGAATGATGGTACAAATCATCAACGGTGTGTCTAAATTCCGGACAGTAGGCGCGGAATCGAGAGCATTTGCTTACTGGGGTAAACAATATCGTGAGCAACTCCATTTAACCTTAGAATCTCAGAGTATTGACGATAATTTAGTCGTCATTAATAATCTGCTCTCCGCCTTAACCCCCGCCATCATTTTTGGCTTCGCCACCAGTTTATTGCAACAGTCCCAAGCTAACGGCGGTGGTTTTTCTACAGGGACATTCTTAGCCTTCAATGCCGCATTTGGCACCTTTATCAGTGGTGCAACTAGCTTAAGTACTACCGTAGTTGATGTTTTAGAAGCCCTTCCCCTCTGGGAACGCGCCCAACCCATCCTCAAAGCTACCCCAGAAGTCGATACCAATAAAGCCGACCCAGGCAGATTATCAGGCAAAGTCGAAATTAGCCATGCCATTTTCCGCTATCGCCTTGATGGCCCCCTGACTCTAGATGATGTCAGCTTGCGGGCAGAACCCGGAGAATTTATTGCCTTCGTCGGCCCTTCGGGAAGTGGTAAGTCTACTTTATTCCGCCTGTTATTAGGTTTTGAAAATCTAGAATCTGGTAGTATTTATTATGATGGGCAAGAACTAGCCGGATTAAATGTCAACGCCGTGCGCCGTCAATTAGGTGTAGTATTGCAACACAGCCGTTTAATGTCTGCATCCATATTTGACAATATTTCCAGTAACGCCGTCATTTCAATGGAAGAAGCTTGGGAAGCCGCAAGGATGGCAGGTTTAGCTGATGATATCAACGCCATGCCAATGGGGATGCATACAGTAGTCAGCGAAGGTGGTACAAACCTTTCCGGGGGACAGCGACAACGGTTATTAATTGCCCGCGCTTTAGCTTTACGCCCCCGCATCTTGCTATTTGATGAAGCCACCAGCGCCTTAGATAATCGTACCCAGGCAATTGTTAGTGAAAGTTTAGAAAAACTGAACGTTACTCGCATTGTTGTCGCCCACCGCCTCAGCACCATCCGCAACGCCGATCGCATTTACGTTTTGCAAAATGGGCGTTTAGTACAACAAGGCAATTTTGACGAACTCGCCACCCAACCTGGATTGTTTGGTCAATTGATTAAGCGGCAACAGATTTAG
- a CDS encoding GlsB/YeaQ/YmgE family stress response membrane protein: MNILAWIVLGLIAGAIAKMIYPGHQGGNILGTILLGIIGALIGGSIYTLLTTGTLALTSAGLSIGGIIVSIIGAIIGLWLYYTFTRRAY, translated from the coding sequence ATGAATATTCTAGCTTGGATCGTTTTAGGATTGATTGCAGGTGCGATCGCCAAAATGATTTATCCCGGACATCAAGGGGGTAACATTTTAGGCACAATCCTCCTAGGAATCATTGGTGCGCTCATTGGTGGGAGTATATACACTTTGTTAACCACAGGAACGTTAGCCTTAACCTCAGCAGGATTGAGTATTGGCGGTATTATCGTCTCCATCATTGGTGCCATTATTGGTTTATGGCTTTACTACACTTTTACCCGCAGAGCTTACTAA
- the rppB gene encoding two-component system sensor histidine kinase RppB, producing the protein MQRNPIFYQTRLRLAAWYTLVMGGILGLSGLGVYSVVAHTYYETIDQGLQSVAKALHQSIEPAWQQPGHLEQLAQELSVKLCITPINCLPKTTIIKQPIVEAANQVNYYIRLLDRSEKLFAIAGMSFNDLPMTSPTKQWQILTNSSGTRYRQITLPLYTQNQLSGYLQVARSLTDLDQHLHYLRLTLILGLPISMIFVGLSSWWLAGRAMQPVYHSYQQMQQFTADAAHEFRTPLAAMYSTIEAAIKLQQEPKSNSSILDVLKRQNRRLSQLVGDLLLLTRIDQKQLIGEYKSCCLNDLISDLIEELAFLAVEAQVNLSQQMLVAKKIYVMGNEEQLYRLISNLIMNAIQATPSGGKVTVFLEDSEHYAIIKVQDTGIGIAVEHQGRIFDRFYRVDRNRSRTSGGSGLGLAIALAIALAHKGTIHLQSQPGLGSTFTVRLPL; encoded by the coding sequence ATGCAACGCAATCCCATTTTTTACCAGACTCGTTTACGTTTAGCAGCTTGGTACACACTCGTGATGGGTGGTATTTTAGGGCTATCTGGACTAGGGGTTTATAGTGTAGTTGCCCATACCTACTATGAAACCATAGATCAGGGATTGCAATCAGTAGCAAAGGCATTACATCAAAGTATTGAACCAGCTTGGCAGCAACCTGGACATTTAGAGCAACTTGCTCAAGAACTTTCAGTAAAATTATGTATAACTCCAATCAACTGTTTGCCGAAAACAACTATTATTAAACAACCAATAGTAGAAGCAGCTAATCAAGTTAATTACTATATACGCTTATTGGATCGTTCGGAAAAGCTGTTTGCCATTGCAGGGATGTCATTTAATGATTTACCAATGACTTCACCGACAAAACAATGGCAAATTCTCACAAATTCTTCTGGTACTAGATACCGTCAAATCACTTTACCTTTATATACTCAAAACCAGCTTTCTGGTTATCTTCAGGTAGCACGCAGCCTTACAGACTTAGACCAACATCTTCATTATTTAAGATTAACTTTAATTCTAGGGTTGCCAATTTCCATGATTTTTGTTGGTTTATCAAGTTGGTGGTTAGCAGGGAGAGCCATGCAACCTGTATATCATTCCTATCAACAAATGCAACAATTTACTGCTGATGCTGCCCATGAGTTTCGTACACCCTTAGCTGCAATGTATTCTACTATTGAAGCTGCGATTAAGTTACAGCAAGAACCCAAATCAAATAGTAGCATTTTAGATGTTCTCAAACGTCAAAATCGTCGCCTGTCGCAATTGGTCGGAGATTTATTACTGTTGACCAGGATAGACCAGAAACAACTTATAGGAGAATATAAATCCTGCTGTTTAAATGATTTAATTAGCGACTTAATAGAGGAATTAGCATTTTTAGCTGTAGAGGCTCAAGTTAATCTTTCTCAGCAGATGCTAGTTGCCAAAAAAATCTATGTCATGGGAAATGAAGAACAGCTTTATCGTTTAATTTCTAACTTAATTATGAATGCCATTCAAGCGACACCTAGTGGGGGAAAAGTTACAGTTTTTTTAGAAGATAGCGAGCATTACGCGATTATCAAAGTTCAAGACACAGGAATTGGCATTGCTGTTGAACATCAAGGGCGAATTTTTGATCGCTTCTATCGAGTTGATCGCAATCGCTCTCGCACCTCTGGTGGTTCGGGATTAGGTTTAGCTATAGCATTGGCGATCGCGCTTGCACACAAAGGCACTATTCATCTTCAAAGCCAACCTGGACTTGGTAGTACATTTACAGTCCGTCTGCCTTTATAA
- a CDS encoding zinc-binding dehydrogenase has product MSKIRAVVVDPNVSGRLVLRDVDAPTPAANEAVIRVAAISLNRGEVRRSTTSAASGWRPGWDLAGVVETPAADGSGPAAGTRVVGLLRFGAWGELVAVPTHSLAELPASVSFEQAATLPVAGLTAYHALLKGGSLLERSVLITGASGGVGYFAIQLAQISGAQVVAHIRRPEYESFVKSAGAHAVIIGEKLPPQSEYGSYHLILESVGSDILGTSLGWLAPNGTIVLFGTSGGTEVTFNAQSFYGTGGASLYGLILFHELQRESAALGLQRLLRLVEAGQLRPHINIEADWTQIAEVAQKLLERQYLGKAVLRISN; this is encoded by the coding sequence ATGAGCAAAATACGTGCCGTTGTTGTTGACCCCAATGTATCAGGGCGTTTAGTACTGCGTGATGTCGATGCACCTACCCCAGCTGCTAATGAAGCAGTGATTCGAGTAGCAGCAATTTCTCTCAACCGAGGAGAAGTTAGACGTTCTACAACCTCTGCTGCTTCTGGTTGGCGGCCTGGTTGGGATTTAGCTGGTGTCGTAGAAACTCCTGCAGCTGATGGTTCAGGGCCAGCTGCGGGAACCAGAGTTGTTGGTTTACTGCGTTTTGGTGCTTGGGGGGAATTGGTAGCAGTACCCACCCACTCATTAGCAGAATTACCTGCTTCAGTATCTTTTGAACAAGCTGCCACATTACCAGTAGCAGGTCTAACCGCCTATCACGCTCTACTTAAAGGCGGTTCACTTTTAGAACGCTCAGTATTAATTACAGGTGCTTCGGGTGGTGTAGGCTACTTTGCTATTCAATTAGCACAGATCAGCGGCGCACAAGTAGTCGCACATATTCGCCGTCCAGAATACGAATCTTTTGTCAAAAGCGCTGGTGCCCATGCTGTAATTATTGGGGAAAAGTTGCCACCACAGAGCGAATATGGTTCCTATCACTTAATTCTTGAGTCCGTTGGTAGCGACATTTTGGGAACATCTCTTGGTTGGTTGGCTCCAAATGGTACAATTGTGCTATTTGGTACATCTGGAGGTACAGAAGTCACATTTAATGCCCAGAGTTTTTATGGCACAGGTGGCGCAAGTTTGTACGGTTTGATATTATTTCATGAACTACAACGAGAATCTGCTGCATTGGGATTGCAAAGACTTTTACGTTTAGTAGAAGCTGGGCAATTGCGTCCTCATATTAATATTGAAGCCGATTGGACACAAATTGCGGAGGTAGCGCAAAAGTTACTTGAAAGACAGTATCTAGGTAAAGCTGTATTACGCATTTCCAATTGA
- a CDS encoding dienelactone hydrolase family protein → MNQDITRRNFIATATLATGFALAVQPVNAKVITTDTKGLVAGAVKIPVQDGEIPAYRAQPARGSNFPIVLVIQEIFGVHEHIQDVARRFAKLGYLAIAPELFIRQGDVSKLSNIDEIRPIVAKVPDAQVLSDLDATVAWAVKSAKGNANRLAITGFCWGGRITWLYAAHNPQVKAGVAWYGRLVGDATELQPKYPIDIASTLTVPVLGLYGGKDTGIPLDTVEKMRDRLKSSSSKSEIIVYPNAPHAFYADYRPSYQEKEAKDGWKKLQAWFKQHGV, encoded by the coding sequence ATGAATCAAGATATAACACGCCGCAACTTTATCGCAACTGCTACCCTGGCTACAGGCTTTGCTTTAGCAGTACAACCTGTAAATGCGAAAGTCATTACCACCGATACTAAAGGATTAGTCGCTGGTGCGGTGAAAATACCTGTACAAGATGGTGAAATTCCAGCTTATAGAGCGCAGCCAGCCAGGGGTAGCAATTTTCCGATTGTGCTGGTAATTCAAGAAATTTTTGGTGTACACGAGCATATTCAAGATGTTGCCCGTCGTTTTGCCAAGTTGGGATATTTAGCGATCGCACCCGAATTATTTATCCGTCAGGGTGATGTGTCAAAATTAAGCAACATTGATGAAATTCGCCCCATAGTAGCAAAAGTTCCCGATGCTCAGGTATTATCTGACCTTGATGCTACTGTAGCTTGGGCTGTGAAATCGGCAAAGGGAAATGCTAACAGGTTGGCAATTACGGGTTTCTGCTGGGGTGGTCGTATTACCTGGTTATATGCAGCACATAATCCTCAAGTTAAAGCAGGTGTAGCGTGGTATGGCAGATTAGTTGGTGATGCCACAGAACTGCAACCCAAGTATCCCATTGATATTGCCTCAACGCTAACAGTTCCCGTACTAGGACTTTATGGCGGTAAGGATACAGGGATTCCTTTAGATACTGTAGAAAAAATGCGCGATCGCCTCAAGTCTAGCAGCAGCAAATCGGAAATCATCGTTTATCCCAACGCACCCCATGCCTTTTATGCCGATTATCGCCCCTCCTACCAGGAAAAGGAAGCAAAAGACGGCTGGAAAAAACTCCAAGCATGGTTTAAACAGCATGGTGTCTAA
- a CDS encoding AI-2E family transporter, whose translation MGQQVNIHPVMVIVTFLVMGKLFGLIGVLLAVPAAAVIVTLIDEFTRKEPQTELPLAGD comes from the coding sequence ATGGGACAGCAAGTTAATATACATCCTGTAATGGTAATTGTGACGTTTCTGGTTATGGGTAAGCTATTTGGTTTAATTGGGGTATTGCTTGCAGTTCCAGCAGCAGCCGTGATTGTGACGCTCATTGATGAGTTTACACGTAAGGAACCACAAACAGAATTGCCCCTAGCAGGAGACTAA